From a single Shewanella donghaensis genomic region:
- a CDS encoding TonB-dependent receptor: MKSRHQTSLLLGAKAVATALVFSSAPLHAADEKNEVCDKESGVECQSATSKEAIERIQIHGVKSSVYFYDTSGDKRRVADLVDTPQMITVLTQDQIQESGLTDLKDILSTQAGVTLGTGENGNAFGDRYIIRGHEARSDVFVDGLRDPGMTTRESFATEQVEITKGPSSTFAGRGSSGGAVNSVTKKASTAYNFGRVDAAVGTDDHTRFTVDYNVPLTEEVALRINGLIADEDKPGREGISSERNGAQLSLVYEATDDLSFIADGYYMKADDVADLGSYFDQDTRKPIEDIPVYAQDSDFLSSDVSTFTLRTEYEISDSLSFYNATRIGRTENGYITTGMSGTNRAASDLDAPGAETLTISTHQGRQDVEYWSTQFNLFWNTDILGMENKWVFGLEYTDESVDNGVYDIVNNNATNCIVDGRRGESGAYCIVDGNGDEVDNIDQLMGRTYSKGASDAIYNIETISAYFMDTVAITEEVELFFGFRQDSFDYTNDTSSSRNGDILYDYSDSMYNGHVGLVYSLTEAGNIYASYSTATNINGGESDLGASCGYGGLCGTPEQVLAADPELVENIELGTKWMLFDDSVMFSASIFQITKDDVMESVGDSYSTLGSLNTGKNRVEGIEIGMVGNITEALSIQLSASLMDSEILESFNEDYIGKKLSNFADESAYLQLRYEINDMFVIGGGYTYQGKMYGGQPDTAAGYDTENSRYSIEVPAYQVVSLFANYNATEDLTFRVNVGNVLDEEYWTAAYRSGSFMYLGDARNANLTATYEF, encoded by the coding sequence ATGAAATCTCGCCATCAAACATCATTATTATTAGGTGCTAAAGCGGTTGCTACCGCACTGGTTTTTAGTAGTGCGCCTCTGCATGCGGCTGATGAAAAAAATGAAGTCTGTGATAAAGAAAGCGGCGTTGAATGCCAATCTGCAACCTCAAAAGAAGCCATCGAACGCATTCAAATTCATGGTGTGAAAAGTTCTGTCTATTTCTATGACACTTCAGGTGATAAACGCCGCGTTGCGGATCTGGTTGATACGCCACAAATGATCACGGTACTGACTCAAGATCAAATTCAAGAATCTGGCTTAACCGATTTAAAAGATATTTTATCTACTCAAGCGGGTGTGACCTTGGGAACGGGCGAAAACGGCAATGCTTTTGGCGATCGTTATATTATTCGTGGTCACGAAGCCCGCAGTGATGTGTTTGTTGATGGTTTGCGCGATCCGGGTATGACCACCCGTGAAAGTTTTGCCACCGAACAAGTTGAAATTACTAAAGGCCCAAGTTCAACCTTTGCTGGACGCGGTTCATCAGGTGGTGCAGTGAACAGTGTCACCAAAAAAGCCTCGACTGCTTATAACTTTGGTCGTGTTGATGCTGCTGTGGGCACCGATGACCATACCCGTTTTACGGTTGATTATAACGTGCCGTTAACTGAAGAGGTCGCGCTACGAATTAACGGCCTGATTGCCGATGAAGATAAGCCGGGTCGTGAAGGCATTAGCTCAGAAAGAAATGGCGCCCAGTTATCACTGGTGTATGAAGCGACAGATGACTTGTCATTTATCGCCGATGGTTACTACATGAAAGCCGATGATGTGGCTGATTTAGGTAGCTACTTTGACCAAGATACTCGCAAGCCTATCGAAGATATTCCAGTTTATGCTCAAGATTCTGACTTTCTCAGCTCTGATGTCAGCACGTTTACCTTGCGCACAGAATATGAGATTTCAGATAGTTTAAGTTTTTATAATGCCACCCGTATTGGTCGCACTGAAAATGGCTACATTACCACGGGTATGAGTGGCACTAACCGTGCTGCGAGTGATCTTGACGCGCCGGGGGCTGAAACCTTAACTATTAGCACCCATCAAGGACGCCAAGATGTTGAATACTGGAGTACTCAGTTCAACTTATTCTGGAATACCGATATTTTAGGTATGGAGAATAAGTGGGTATTTGGACTCGAATATACCGATGAATCAGTGGATAACGGCGTTTATGATATCGTCAATAATAACGCCACTAACTGTATTGTCGATGGCCGCCGAGGCGAGTCTGGTGCTTATTGTATTGTTGATGGTAATGGCGATGAAGTTGATAATATCGATCAACTGATGGGCCGTACTTATTCAAAAGGGGCATCTGATGCGATATATAATATCGAAACCATCTCGGCTTACTTCATGGATACCGTGGCAATCACCGAAGAGGTAGAACTCTTTTTCGGCTTCAGACAAGATAGCTTTGATTACACCAATGACACTTCAAGTAGCCGTAATGGTGATATTTTATATGACTATTCCGACAGCATGTATAACGGCCATGTTGGCTTAGTGTATAGCCTGACAGAAGCAGGCAATATATACGCCAGCTACAGCACGGCGACTAACATCAATGGCGGTGAGTCAGACCTTGGCGCAAGTTGTGGTTATGGTGGACTTTGTGGCACACCTGAGCAAGTACTGGCAGCGGATCCTGAATTGGTTGAGAATATTGAGCTTGGTACTAAATGGATGCTGTTTGACGATAGCGTGATGTTTTCTGCCTCGATATTCCAAATCACTAAAGATGATGTAATGGAAAGTGTCGGTGATAGCTATTCAACCTTAGGTAGCCTCAATACCGGTAAAAACCGTGTCGAAGGGATTGAAATTGGCATGGTGGGTAATATCACTGAGGCGTTAAGTATTCAATTATCGGCGTCGTTAATGGACTCTGAAATACTCGAATCATTTAATGAAGACTACATAGGTAAAAAACTGAGTAACTTTGCTGACGAAAGTGCCTATTTACAACTACGTTACGAAATTAATGACATGTTCGTCATTGGTGGTGGTTACACTTATCAAGGTAAAATGTACGGTGGACAACCTGATACTGCAGCCGGATATGATACTGAAAATAGCCGTTACAGCATAGAAGTACCCGCTTACCAAGTGGTGAGTTTATTCGCGAATTACAATGCTACAGAGGACTTAACCTTCCGCGTTAATGTTGGCAATGTATTAGATGAAGAGTACTGGACTGCAGCATATCGTTCAGGGTCATTTATGTACCTGGGTGATGCAAGAAATGCTAATTTAACCGCGACATATGAATTTTAA
- a CDS encoding Fe2+-dependent dioxygenase: MIVIEKILTAEEVSLFRQQLADAPWLDGKQTAMGMAASVKNNTQADANQDVVRQLANQLLAQIGHNPKVVSAALPHKIFPPCFNRYSETEEYGFHVDAAVMRVPGTADVIRSDMSMTTFLSEPDEYDGGELIISTEFGDQQIKLPAGYSVLYPSSSLHKVTAVTRGERIAAITWMQSMVADGSLRQNLYQLDQSIQSLINQGKTDREELNKLHNVYHNLIRQFTQL, translated from the coding sequence ATGATTGTTATTGAGAAAATATTGACTGCTGAAGAAGTGAGTTTATTCAGACAGCAATTAGCTGATGCACCATGGCTAGATGGTAAACAAACCGCCATGGGCATGGCGGCGTCAGTAAAAAATAACACTCAAGCCGATGCTAATCAAGATGTGGTTCGCCAACTAGCTAATCAGCTGTTGGCGCAAATTGGTCATAACCCCAAGGTCGTTTCGGCGGCCTTACCCCATAAAATTTTTCCGCCTTGCTTCAATCGTTATTCAGAGACTGAAGAATATGGTTTTCATGTTGATGCTGCAGTTATGAGGGTGCCAGGCACCGCTGATGTGATCCGCAGTGATATGTCGATGACTACTTTTTTAAGTGAGCCTGATGAATATGACGGTGGGGAATTGATCATCTCGACAGAATTTGGCGATCAACAAATAAAATTACCAGCGGGTTACAGCGTATTGTACCCATCTAGTAGCTTACATAAGGTCACTGCGGTGACGCGTGGTGAGCGAATTGCTGCGATAACATGGATGCAAAGCATGGTGGCTGATGGGAGTTTACGACAGAATTTGTATCAGCTTGATCAAAGTATTCAGTCATTGATCAATCAAGGTAAGACTGATCGTGAAGAGCTCAATAAACTTCATAACGTTTATCATAATTTGATCCGACAATTTACCCAGCTGTAA
- a CDS encoding YdcH family protein has protein sequence MLNENHALIFDFPEFKQDIVDLTHKDEAFKNLSKQYHLLDYEIRQLEVAGSPTDDEHMHQLKVNRANMKDDLFHQLQAHKNESVA, from the coding sequence ATGCTAAATGAGAATCACGCACTTATTTTCGACTTCCCAGAATTTAAACAAGACATTGTAGATTTGACACACAAAGACGAAGCTTTCAAAAATCTATCGAAGCAGTATCATTTATTGGATTATGAAATTCGTCAGTTAGAAGTAGCAGGCAGTCCTACTGATGACGAACATATGCATCAGCTGAAAGTAAATCGCGCCAATATGAAAGATGATTTATTCCATCAATTACAAGCCCACAAAAACGAATCTGTGGCGTAA
- a CDS encoding permease has protein sequence MLIWFSVFADWLVYDLLRLSNQTQLGQAVHFFVEDTSKIFALLIVMIYVIGFLRASLNVERVRQYLAGKPKIIGYGLGAGFGAITPFCSCSSIPVFLGFTSAGIPIGITMAFLLTSPLINEVAILLLFSLLGLKVTLLYLLTGVTIGMLGGALLDLLKAERWLQPLAAKAYAMGQQHSPRETLAKQSQSTSITWQQRHQFAKSETSEIFSRVWKWVIIGVGLGAALHGFVPAGWLEANLGDGQWWTVPLAVLMGIPLYANATGVIPVLESLLLQGVPLGTTLAFCMSTVAASFPEFVMLKQVMQWKLLALLFSILLASFTLMGWILNLVGY, from the coding sequence ATGTTAATTTGGTTCTCTGTATTTGCCGATTGGCTAGTTTATGATTTATTAAGGCTATCAAACCAAACACAACTCGGCCAAGCCGTTCACTTTTTTGTTGAAGACACCAGCAAGATTTTTGCATTACTTATTGTGATGATTTACGTAATTGGCTTTTTGCGTGCATCATTAAATGTCGAACGAGTACGACAGTATTTGGCAGGAAAACCTAAAATCATCGGCTACGGTTTAGGTGCGGGTTTTGGTGCTATCACTCCTTTTTGCTCTTGCTCAAGTATTCCGGTATTTCTAGGCTTTACCTCTGCGGGGATCCCTATCGGCATCACCATGGCTTTTTTACTGACTTCTCCACTCATTAATGAAGTCGCCATTTTATTGTTATTTAGCCTACTGGGGTTAAAAGTCACCCTGCTATATTTATTAACGGGCGTCACTATCGGTATGTTAGGTGGCGCATTACTTGATCTTTTAAAAGCTGAACGTTGGCTTCAGCCATTAGCAGCAAAAGCTTACGCAATGGGTCAACAGCACTCTCCTCGTGAGACCTTAGCTAAACAATCGCAGTCAACAAGCATAACTTGGCAACAACGACATCAATTTGCTAAATCTGAAACAAGTGAAATTTTTAGCCGAGTGTGGAAGTGGGTCATTATTGGTGTTGGATTAGGGGCCGCTCTTCATGGATTTGTTCCTGCAGGCTGGCTAGAAGCTAATTTAGGTGACGGTCAATGGTGGACTGTACCACTAGCCGTTTTAATGGGGATCCCACTTTATGCTAATGCCACAGGCGTAATCCCGGTGTTAGAAAGTTTACTATTGCAAGGTGTACCATTAGGCACAACGTTGGCATTTTGCATGAGCACTGTAGCAGCCAGTTTTCCTGAGTTTGTAATGCTAAAACAAGTGATGCAATGGAAATTGTTAGCACTATTATTCTCCATATTACTAGCGTCGTTTACACTAATGGGCTGGATACTTAACCTTGTCGGCTACTAA
- a CDS encoding thioredoxin family protein codes for MKIEILGSGCKKCSNLAADVEQVAHELSMEFTIEKVTDMAIILEYGVMSTPAIAIDGNVVAAGAVPSHAEIKQLLNQASKA; via the coding sequence ATGAAAATTGAAATATTGGGTAGCGGTTGTAAAAAATGCTCTAATTTGGCCGCAGATGTTGAACAAGTGGCTCATGAGCTATCAATGGAATTTACGATTGAAAAAGTCACTGACATGGCAATAATTCTTGAATACGGTGTGATGTCAACCCCAGCAATTGCCATAGACGGTAATGTGGTCGCAGCGGGCGCGGTTCCCTCTCATGCTGAAATTAAACAACTATTGAACCAAGCCAGTAAGGCTTAA
- a CDS encoding ArsR/SmtB family transcription factor, with product MTEPDLNRLNARSTILKALAHPTRLWLLEQLQQQDLSVLELTRGVNADISTVSKHLSVLKQVGIISNRREGKQVFYSLETPCLLNMFSCVETVLEKNALAHAALVKPSSETSSRE from the coding sequence ATGACAGAGCCAGATCTAAATAGGCTAAATGCCCGTTCTACAATTCTAAAAGCATTAGCCCATCCAACGCGATTATGGTTGCTAGAACAATTACAGCAACAAGATCTTAGCGTCCTTGAGCTCACTCGTGGCGTTAATGCCGATATTTCAACGGTGTCTAAACACTTATCAGTATTGAAACAAGTAGGGATTATTAGCAATCGTCGCGAAGGTAAGCAGGTTTTTTATAGCTTAGAGACACCCTGTCTGTTGAACATGTTTAGCTGTGTCGAAACAGTATTAGAAAAAAATGCTCTCGCCCATGCAGCTTTAGTTAAACCATCCTCTGAAACCTCAAGTAGGGAATAA